From the Salvelinus fontinalis isolate EN_2023a chromosome 35, ASM2944872v1, whole genome shotgun sequence genome, one window contains:
- the LOC129834910 gene encoding long-chain fatty acid transport protein 2-like isoform X2, which produces MYVLLYTILAGLAILPLVLYLRNPYFTQDLRYTVTCILLGLRINRIKRSKPFYSMLDCFLDKVKKHPNKQFIVFEKSSYTYRDVDKQSNKLARALSQHASVKEGDTVAVFMGNEPMYVFIWLALAKIGCTAALLNYNIRSTSLLHCFTCCGTNVLLAASELRGAVEEVLPTLRERSISVFVLGEEEEKCVTEGVNTLSSSRIQQASDQPLDPQLRSKVTLKSPALYIYTSGTTGLPKAAVITHEKLYMASSMQAISGVASDDVIYIYLPLYHTAGFMMGLTGAIERGNTVVLRRKFSASNFWDDCRKHKVTVIQYIGEIMRYLCNSPKKDNDRHHKVRLALGNGLRADTWSEFLQRFGDVRVCECYGATEGNVGFINYIGKVGAIGKEHFLHKASFSYALIQYDTEREEPVKDSRGFCIKVPKGETGLLVAKITAQAPFSGYANNQQQTDRKKLRDVFVKGDLYFNSGDLLRIDHEGFVYFMDRIGDTFRWKGENVATTEVTEHLVMVECIEEANVYGVKVPGH; this is translated from the exons ATGTACGTGTTATTATATACCATATTGGCAGGATTGGCTATACTTCCACTTGTCCTTTATCTCAGAAATCCTTACTTTACTCAGGACCTGCGCTACACGGTGACTTGCATCTTACTCGGGTTACGAATTAACAGAATCAAGAGGAGCAAACCGTTCTACAGCATGCTGGACTGTTTTCTCGATAAGGTCAAAAAACACCCCAACAAACAGTTTATTGTATTCGAGAAGAGTTCGTATACATACCGGGATGTTGACAAGCAGAGCAACAAGTTGGCCCGGGCGCTCTCACAGCACGCCAGCGTGAAGGAAGGGGACACTGTCGCCGTCTTCATGGGTAACGAGCCCATGTATGTGTTTATCTGGCTGGCCCTGGCTAAAATTGGATGTACAGCCGCTCTGCTCAACTACAACATCAGGTCCACGTCCTTATTGCACTGTTTCACCTGCTGTGGAACCAACGTGCTCCTGGCTGCTTCAG agTTGCGTGGAGCGGTAGAGGAGGTGCTCCCCACCCTGAGGGAGAGGAGTATAAGTGTGTTTGTgctgggtgaggaggaggagaagtgtGTGACGGAGGGCGTGAATACTCTGAGCAGCAGCAGGATACAACAGGCCTCAGATCAACCTCTGGACCCACAGCTCAGGTCAAAGGTCACCTTAAAGAGCCCTGCCCTCTACATCTATACGTCAGGAACTACAG GTCTGCCGAAGGCTGCGGTGATCACACATGAGAAGCTGTACATGGCCTCCTCTATGCAGGCCATCTCAGGTGTGGCCTCTGATGATGTCATCTACATCTACCTGCCTCTCTACCACACCGCCGGCTTCATGATGGGTTTGACTGGAGCCATAGAGAgag GCAACACCGTTGTCCTGAGGCGtaaattctctgcctctaacttcTGGGATGACTGCAGGAAACACAAGGTGACAGTGATCCAGTACATAGGAGAGATCATGAGGTACCTCTGTAACTCACCcaag aaAGATAATGACAGGCATCACAAGGTACGTCTGGCCCTGGGTAATGGGCTTAGAGCAGACACCTGGTCAGAGTTCCTGCAGCGTTTTGGTGACGTCCGTGTCTGTGAATGTTACGGAGCCACCGAGGGAAACGTCGGCTTCATCAACTACATCGGGAAAGTGGGAGCGATCGGCAAAGAGCATTTCCTTCATAAA GCAAGCTTCTCCTACGCTCTGATTCAGtacgacacagagagagaggaacctgtcaAAGACTCTAGAGGTTTCTGTATCAAAGTCCCTaaag GAGAAACTGGATTGCTGGTTGCCAAGATTACAGCACAGGCTCCGTTCAGTGGCTATGCTAATAAccagcagcagacagacaggaagaagcTGAGAGATGTGTTTGTTAAGGGAGATCTGTACTTCAACAGTGGAGACCTGCTGAGGATCGACCACGAGGGCTTTGTTTACTTCATGGACCGCATTGGAGACACCTTCAG GTGGAAAGGAGAGAATGTGGCCACCACGGAGGTGACTGAGCACCTGGTCATGGTGGAATGTATCGAAGAAGCCAACGTCTACGGTGTCAAGGTTCCAG GACATTAA
- the LOC129834910 gene encoding long-chain fatty acid transport protein 2-like isoform X1 — protein MYVLLYTILAGLAILPLVLYLRNPYFTQDLRYTVTCILLGLRINRIKRSKPFYSMLDCFLDKVKKHPNKQFIVFEKSSYTYRDVDKQSNKLARALSQHASVKEGDTVAVFMGNEPMYVFIWLALAKIGCTAALLNYNIRSTSLLHCFTCCGTNVLLAASELRGAVEEVLPTLRERSISVFVLGEEEEKCVTEGVNTLSSSRIQQASDQPLDPQLRSKVTLKSPALYIYTSGTTGLPKAAVITHEKLYMASSMQAISGVASDDVIYIYLPLYHTAGFMMGLTGAIERGNTVVLRRKFSASNFWDDCRKHKVTVIQYIGEIMRYLCNSPKKDNDRHHKVRLALGNGLRADTWSEFLQRFGDVRVCECYGATEGNVGFINYIGKVGAIGKEHFLHKASFSYALIQYDTEREEPVKDSRGFCIKVPKGETGLLVAKITAQAPFSGYANNQQQTDRKKLRDVFVKGDLYFNSGDLLRIDHEGFVYFMDRIGDTFRWKGENVATTEVTEHLVMVECIEEANVYGVKVPGHEGRVGMAAVKLKDDMEFDSKATLEHVKTSLPSYARPRFIRIQNSLAVTGTFKQMKVKLAEEGFNPSVMQDRLYYLEDSKGYIPMTQEMYHSICDGKIHL, from the exons ATGTACGTGTTATTATATACCATATTGGCAGGATTGGCTATACTTCCACTTGTCCTTTATCTCAGAAATCCTTACTTTACTCAGGACCTGCGCTACACGGTGACTTGCATCTTACTCGGGTTACGAATTAACAGAATCAAGAGGAGCAAACCGTTCTACAGCATGCTGGACTGTTTTCTCGATAAGGTCAAAAAACACCCCAACAAACAGTTTATTGTATTCGAGAAGAGTTCGTATACATACCGGGATGTTGACAAGCAGAGCAACAAGTTGGCCCGGGCGCTCTCACAGCACGCCAGCGTGAAGGAAGGGGACACTGTCGCCGTCTTCATGGGTAACGAGCCCATGTATGTGTTTATCTGGCTGGCCCTGGCTAAAATTGGATGTACAGCCGCTCTGCTCAACTACAACATCAGGTCCACGTCCTTATTGCACTGTTTCACCTGCTGTGGAACCAACGTGCTCCTGGCTGCTTCAG agTTGCGTGGAGCGGTAGAGGAGGTGCTCCCCACCCTGAGGGAGAGGAGTATAAGTGTGTTTGTgctgggtgaggaggaggagaagtgtGTGACGGAGGGCGTGAATACTCTGAGCAGCAGCAGGATACAACAGGCCTCAGATCAACCTCTGGACCCACAGCTCAGGTCAAAGGTCACCTTAAAGAGCCCTGCCCTCTACATCTATACGTCAGGAACTACAG GTCTGCCGAAGGCTGCGGTGATCACACATGAGAAGCTGTACATGGCCTCCTCTATGCAGGCCATCTCAGGTGTGGCCTCTGATGATGTCATCTACATCTACCTGCCTCTCTACCACACCGCCGGCTTCATGATGGGTTTGACTGGAGCCATAGAGAgag GCAACACCGTTGTCCTGAGGCGtaaattctctgcctctaacttcTGGGATGACTGCAGGAAACACAAGGTGACAGTGATCCAGTACATAGGAGAGATCATGAGGTACCTCTGTAACTCACCcaag aaAGATAATGACAGGCATCACAAGGTACGTCTGGCCCTGGGTAATGGGCTTAGAGCAGACACCTGGTCAGAGTTCCTGCAGCGTTTTGGTGACGTCCGTGTCTGTGAATGTTACGGAGCCACCGAGGGAAACGTCGGCTTCATCAACTACATCGGGAAAGTGGGAGCGATCGGCAAAGAGCATTTCCTTCATAAA GCAAGCTTCTCCTACGCTCTGATTCAGtacgacacagagagagaggaacctgtcaAAGACTCTAGAGGTTTCTGTATCAAAGTCCCTaaag GAGAAACTGGATTGCTGGTTGCCAAGATTACAGCACAGGCTCCGTTCAGTGGCTATGCTAATAAccagcagcagacagacaggaagaagcTGAGAGATGTGTTTGTTAAGGGAGATCTGTACTTCAACAGTGGAGACCTGCTGAGGATCGACCACGAGGGCTTTGTTTACTTCATGGACCGCATTGGAGACACCTTCAG GTGGAAAGGAGAGAATGTGGCCACCACGGAGGTGACTGAGCACCTGGTCATGGTGGAATGTATCGAAGAAGCCAACGTCTACGGTGTCAAGGTTCCAG GACACGAGGGGAGGGTTGGAATGGCAGCGGTCAAACTGAAAGATGACATGGAGTTTGACAGTAAAGCCACGCTGGAGCACGTCAAGACCTCCCTGCCCAGCTACGCTAGACCCCGCTTCATACGCATACAG AATTCCCTGGCTGTGACTGGAACGTTCAAGCAGATGAAGGTGAAGCTAGCCGAAGAGGGATTCAACCCATCCGTGATGCAGGATCGATTATACTACCTGGAGGACAGTAAGGGATACATCCCCATGACACAGGAGATGTACCACTCTATTTGTGATGGAAAGATACACTTATGA
- the LOC129834912 gene encoding long-chain fatty acid transport protein 2-like gives MAAVTVKGGEQFDGNKTFSHVASYLPAYARPRFIRIQNALEVTGTFKQMKVRLVEEGFDLASITDPLYILQERNQSYTPMTGQVYSAIVAGIIKL, from the exons ATGGCTGCCGTCACGGTGAAGGGGGGAGAACAGTTTGATGGCAACAAAACGTTCAGCCACGTAGCCAGCTACCTACCGGCGTATGCACGGCCCCGCTTCATACGCATCCAG AATGCGTTGGAGGTGACGGGGACCTTCAAGCAGATGAAGGTGAGGTTAGTGGAGGAAGGTTTCGACCTGGCCAGCATCACAGACCCTCTGTACATCCTACAGGAGAGAAATCAGAGTTACACACCAATGACTGGCCAGGTCTACAGCGCCATAGTGGCAGGCATCATCAAGCTGTGA